The Streptomyces sp. DG1A-41 genomic sequence ACCAACTATGCGACCGAGTTCTGGCACTTCTCGGTAGCGGATCGGTACGACGCGCTGATGCGGCAGGAGCCGCACGCGCGCTACGGACCGATCGAACTGCCCTAGCCAGCCGGCATCCTCGTCCACTTTCTCGCCACCCACGCCGATCCGGAACCACAGGAGCGCGGCCACCGCACCCTGGCGCGCCTGCGATCCCAAGGCCGCAAGGGACAGACCGCATCGAACGGAGGCACGTGTGCCTGACGACACCCAGCAGGCGATCCCAGCCGTCCCGAGTCCGGCGACCGGAGGTGAACCACAAGAGCACCACATGCACCTGCTCGGGCGGTACTACCGCCAAGTGGAAGCAGGACGCAAGACGATCGAAGTGAGGGTGGCCACCCCGCAGAAGCGCGCCGTCGCAGTCGGTGACACGGTCGTCTTCCACGACCGGGACACCGGGCGGGAACTCGACGTCATCGTTAAGCGGATCACCCCGTACCACTCCTTCGAGGATCTGCTCAGCTCGGAGGACACCGTGCGCATCGACCCGGACGGGCCGCCCGCAGAGCTGCTCGCCAACCTCCGCAGCATCTACCCGCCGGTCAAGGAAGCCCTCGGCGTTCTCGCCCTCGCATTCGACCACCGCCCTGCCCGGCCCGGCCGCCCCATGCCGATGACGCCCACGCAGTACGCGCAGACCGTCCCCCACCACACGGTGTACGGCTGCCTGTACATCCGCGACGAACACGACCGGCCGGTCCAGCTCCGCTCGGTCTACGGCTCGAGACTCTGGCAGTTCCCGGGCGGCAACCTGGACGCCCCAGGCGAGGACCCGCTGCAGACCGCACGGCGAGAGGCGGTCGAGGAGACGGGCCTCGAACTCGGTCTGGACACGCCGAAGCTGCTCCTGACGCACTTCCTGCACGCCGGGCCGCGCCTGCCGCTGAACAAGGTGGGGCTCATCTTCGACGGAGGTCAGCTGACCGCCGACCAGCTCGGCCGGATCCGACTCGATCCCGCAGAGCACGACATGTGGGCCGTCCACGACCTCGCGACCTGGCAGGAGCTGATGGCGCCGCGCGCCTTCGCCCGCCTCGACGCCATCGAACGAGCCCGGCGCGGCGAGGGCCCCACCTACCTGATCACGCACGCCTGACCCCCAGCACCCCCACCCAGGAGGCAAACGTGCCCGCCGAGGACACCAACACCCGGGCCTGGCAGATCTACGGCCAGAGACAACTGGCCCGCGCCTACGCCCCGCCCATCCCCGACCAGCTCGGCTGGACGCCCTGGGAAGGGATCGGACCGGGTGCAGAAGTCCTCGGTGACATCGCCGGCCGCCGGGTCCTGGACATCGGGTCCGGAGCCGGCCACCACGCCGTCCACCTCGTCCAGGCTCACGGAGCCCGCGTCACCGGCATCGAGCTGTTCCCGACCCAGCATGAACGCGCCGTCTCCGCCCACGCCGACGTTGATGGCGTGGAGTTGGTCCAAGCAGACGTGACCGAGTACCTGGCCCGAGCCGAGCCGTTCGACGCCGCGTACGCGATCGGGACGCTCGCCTTCATCGACCCGCACCGCTCGCTGTCGGCACTGCGCGACGGCCTGCGTCCGGGCGCCCCCTTGATCCTCTCGCTCCTGCACACCGACCTGCACGGCCGCGGTCCGTCCACGGACGTGGCGCCGCGCGAGCAGATGATCCTGCTGCGCGACGACCCACCCCTGCCGACACAGATGTGGGTGTGTTGACCGAACTAACTCACTTGTTTCCGCAGGTCAGTTGATGTGTCTGCTAGCTTCCCTCCATGCCCGGTGAGCAAGGTCCCGGAAGGGACTTGAAGAGCTTTGTCCTGCCCGAGATCGGCCGACTACTGGAAACCGAGGACCCCTGGGAGCCCTATCAGCTGCTGGATCAGTTCGGGAGACAAGTCGAGCCGGT encodes the following:
- a CDS encoding NUDIX domain-containing protein; this translates as MPDDTQQAIPAVPSPATGGEPQEHHMHLLGRYYRQVEAGRKTIEVRVATPQKRAVAVGDTVVFHDRDTGRELDVIVKRITPYHSFEDLLSSEDTVRIDPDGPPAELLANLRSIYPPVKEALGVLALAFDHRPARPGRPMPMTPTQYAQTVPHHTVYGCLYIRDEHDRPVQLRSVYGSRLWQFPGGNLDAPGEDPLQTARREAVEETGLELGLDTPKLLLTHFLHAGPRLPLNKVGLIFDGGQLTADQLGRIRLDPAEHDMWAVHDLATWQELMAPRAFARLDAIERARRGEGPTYLITHA
- a CDS encoding class I SAM-dependent methyltransferase; its protein translation is MPAEDTNTRAWQIYGQRQLARAYAPPIPDQLGWTPWEGIGPGAEVLGDIAGRRVLDIGSGAGHHAVHLVQAHGARVTGIELFPTQHERAVSAHADVDGVELVQADVTEYLARAEPFDAAYAIGTLAFIDPHRSLSALRDGLRPGAPLILSLLHTDLHGRGPSTDVAPREQMILLRDDPPLPTQMWVC